The following proteins are co-located in the Solanum pennellii chromosome 8, SPENNV200 genome:
- the LOC107028177 gene encoding cation/H(+) antiporter 18-like isoform X2 — MFGACTHSSPRLSSQSSKTASCHCRDYRISLPFTLGIGTSCVLRGTIAKGVSQGPFLIFMGISLSITAFPVLARILAELKLLTTDVGQMAMSAAAINDVASWILLALAISLSGASNSPLISVWVLLCGTGFVLLCLVIGPPIFNWMDKRCAEGEPVDELYVCATLGAVLAAGFVTDTIGIHALFGAFVLGVLVPKEGPFSGALVVKVEDLVSGLFLPLYFVSSGLKTNIATIQGAQSWGLLVLVIFTSCFGKIVGTTLVSLLCKMPVQEAVMLGFLMNTKGLVELIVLNIGKDRGVLNDQTFSIIVLMALVTTFITTPIVVSVYKPAKLATTEYKHRMIERKDTSKQLRILTCFHSTRSLPTMINLIEASRGTAKKGLRVYAMHLMELSERSSAILMVHKARKNGLPFWKKREVSDSNQIVVVFETFEHLSKVSIRPTTAISPMNSMHEDIIAGAEGKRVAMIILPFHKRQRIDGHFVTTRDDLRHVNRRVLQHAPCSVGILVDRGLGGASHVSASNVDFQVTILFFGGHDDREALAYGMRMAEHPGINLLVVRFLVDPEVAGRSVTLDIDQTYSPEAQSKDEELLNDLKHKLSKNSSIKYEEKLVKDAAGTTELIRAYKRCNLFLVGRMSEGQVVLALDIKSDCPELGPLGNLLTFSEFSTTASVLVVQQYQSELSQDSINSLKDGELTEGNSDSD, encoded by the exons ATGTTTGGTGCTTGTACTCACTCGAGTCCTCGCCTATCTTCTCAGTCCTCTAAGACAGCCTCGTGTCATTGCAGAGATTATA GAATTAGCCTCCCTTTCACATTGGGAATAGGCACATCATGTGTTCTTAGAGGAACTATTGCTAAAGGAGTTAGCCAAGGCCCTTTTCTAATCTTTATGGGAATATCCCTTTCCATCACCGCCTTTCCTGTCTTGGCTCGGATCCTAGCTGAACTCAAGCTTTTAACGACTGACGTTGGTCAAATGGCCATGTCTGCTGCAGCAATCAATGATGTGGCTTCTTGGATTCTTCTTGCACTTGCTATTTCCCTTTCAGGTGCTAGTAATTCACCCCTTATTTCAGTATGGGTACTTTTGTGTGGGACTGGATTCGTCTTGCTTTGCCTAGTCATTGGTCCTCCGATATTCAACTGGATGGATAAACGTTGTGCTGAGGGTGAACCGGTTGATGAATTGTACGTCTGTGCGACACTTGGAGCCGTGTTGGCTGCAGGATTCGTTACTGACACTATTGGTATTCATGCCCTATTTGGGGCTTTTGTGCTTGGAGTACTTGTACCAAAGGAAGGGCCATTTTCTGGTGCTCTAGTGGTAAAAGTTGAGGATCTTGTTTCTGGTCTATTCCTTCCGTTGTACTTTGTCTCGAGTGGACTAAAAACAAACATAGCTACTATTCAAGGGGCACAATCATGGGGTCTTCTTGTTTTAGTCATATTTACATCGTGTTTTGGTAAGATCGTTGGCACTACTTTAGTCTCGCTCTTGTGCAAAATGCCTGTTCAGGAGGCCGTGATGCTTGGTTTCTTAATGAACACTAAAGGTCTAGTGGAGCTAATTGTCCTTAACATTGGAAAAGACAGAGGA GTATTGAATGATCAAACATTTTCCATTATCGTTTTGATGGCACTCGTCACTACATTCATTACAACACCTATAGTAGTATCAGTGTACAAGCCAGCTAAACTGGCTACAACCGAATACAAGCACAGAATGATTGAGAGGAAAGACACGAGCAAACAACTCCGAATCTTGACCTGTTTCCATAGCACAAGGAGTCTTCCCACGATGATCAATCTCATCGAGGCTTCTCGTGGTACTGCAAAGAAAGGACTCCGCGTGTATGCAATGCACCTCATGGAGCTTTCTGAAAGGTCTTCAGCAATTCTAATGGTCCACAAGGCTAGAAAGAATGGACTGCCTTTTTGGAAAAAAAGAGAGGTTTCGGATTCTAACcaaattgttgttgtttttgagaCTTTTGAGCATCTTAGTAAGGTTTCTATTCGACCAACAACTGCAATCTCTCCCATGAATAGCATGCACGAAGACATCATCGCTGGTGCTGAAGGAAAAAGGGTCGCCATGATAATTCTCCCATTCCATAAACGTCAACGGATCGATGGACATTTTGTAACCACAAGAGATGATCTTAGGCATGTGAACAGGAGAGTTCTTCAGCATGCACCTTGTTCAGTTGGTATCTTGGTTGACCGAGGACTCGGTGGTGCATCTCATGTATCTGCTAGCAATGTTGATTTTCAAGTAACCATCTTGTTCTTCGGGGGTCATGATGATCGTGAAGCACTTGCTTATGGTATGCGTATGGCAGAGCACCCTGGCATTAACTTACTCGTGGTTCGTTTCCTAGTTGACCCCGAGGTTGCTGGAAGGAGTGTCACCTTAGATATCGATCAAACTTATAGCCCCGAGGCTCAATCCAAGGATGAAGAGTTGCTTAACGACTTAAAACACAAACTTTCTAAGAACAGCTCGATCAAATATGAAGAGAAGTTAGTAAAGGACGCTGCAGGGACTACAGAATTAATTCGTGCATATAAGCGATGTAATCTGTTCCTTGTTGGAAGAATGTCTGAGGGTCAAGTAGTATTAGCATTGGATATAAAGAGTGATTGTCCAGAATTAGGTCCTTTAGGTAACTTGTTAACTTTTTCCGAATTTTCAACTACAGCATCAGTTTTGGTTGTGCAACAGTATCAAAGCGAGTTATCGCAAGATTCAATCAATTCATTGAAGGATGGAGAGTTAACAGAAGGAAATAGTGATTCAGACTAA
- the LOC107029097 gene encoding uncharacterized protein LOC107029097 translates to MDSRFHYLGFAANPSSNTSKSMGDSIRVNGAEAEGADCANTTLQLDSVGSLMPLFPATKEIKHNWSLIRGSVDQQIGSSLCLRLGHSSSASESKWSSGIVYTSISPAKEIGESSMDLEVDFGLYLANDKKLRPKSVISSDPRVLDEGPAIDLELSLSSSAAESDVTSLHLTSTSPQSVIKVPHGFGGVRQTHEVSAVSHWKTSSIFHPLHVPQDEGSSYFSKQVTKEIEPSSVSRDPSTSIVTNQNSSVTCTSGTKKQQRNSVIKQCQFKDCVKGARGASGFCIAHGGGRRCQKPDCHKGAEGRTAFCKAHGGGRRCKFLDCTKSAEGRTGFCIAHGGGRRCSHEGCTRAARGKSGLCIRHGGGKRCLEENCTRSAEGLSGFCISHGGGRRCQYPQCSKGAQGSTMFCKGHGGGKRCTFEGCNKGAEGSTPFCKGHGGGKRCSFEGGGICPKSVHGGTLFCVKHGGGKRCAVPECSKSARGRTNYCVRHGGGKRCKFVDCTKSAQGSTDFCKAHGSGKRCSWGQPDSGFGQNDSTCDSFAKGKSGLVESHGALEQDKRVHGGGDTLGAATLDSTPLNPGKMKEIDIMNTGSNVLTSTGWNYFGFNHASMSLGGSSSSVSEGRVHGGSLMAMLAGGSCHTLNSSPGTVTTSKPGKPFVTPKNWI, encoded by the coding sequence ATGGACTCCAGATTCCACTATTTGGGGTTTGCTGCAAACCCTTCATCGAATACATCCAAGAGTATGGGAGATTCTATCCGAGTAAACGGAGCTGAAGCTGAAGGTGCTGATTGTGCTAATACCACCCTGCAACTTGATTCCGTTGGGTCCTTAATGCCTTTATTCCCTGCCACAAAGGAAATAAAACACAATTGGAGCTTGATTCGTGGATCTGTTGATCAGCAAATTGGTTCATCTTTGTGTCTAAGATTAGGCCATTCATCAAGTGCCTCGGAAAGTAAGTGGAGTTCAGGCATTGTATATACCTCAATATCTCCAGCGAAAGAAATTGGCGAGTCCTCAATGGACTTGGAGGTGGACTTCGGTCTTTATCTGGCCAATGATAAGAAACTAAGGCCAAAAAGTGTGATTAGCTCTGATCCAAGAGTACTTGATGAAGGGCCTGCAATTGATCTGGAATTGAGTCTTTCCAGTAGTGCTGCTGAATCTGATGTTACCAGTTTGCATCTGACTTCCACTTCACCACAAAGTGTCATAAAGGTGCCACATGGTTTTGGTGGAGTTCGTCAGACTCATGAAGTATCAGCGGTTTCTCATTGGAAGACCAGTAGCATTTTTCATCCGTTACATGTGCCACAGGACGAAGGGTCTAGTTACTTCTCGAAACAGGTGACAAAAGAAATTGAGCCATCTTCAGTCTCTCGTGATCCTTCCACAAGTATAGTAACAAATCAAAATAGCTCAGTCACTTGTACTTCCGGAACAAAGAAGCAGCAACGCAACAGTGTCATCAAACAATGTCAGTTCAAGGATTGTGTTAAAGGAGCAAGGGGTGCTTCCGGCTTTTGCATTGCCCATGGTGGAGGACGTAGGTGTCAAAAACCAGACTGCCACAAGGGAGCTGAAGGTCGAACTGCCTTCTGTAAAGCCCATGGCGGTGGTCGGCGGTGTAAATTCCTTGATTGTACCAAGAGTGCAGAAGGACGCACTGGTTTCTGCATTGCACATGGGGGTGGACGCCGTTGCAGTCATGAAGGCTGCACCCGTGCTGCCAGAGGGAAGTCCGGATTATGCATTAGACATGGTGGGGGCAAGAGATGCCTGGAAGAGAACTGCACGAGAAGTGCTGAAGGACTCTCTGGCTTTTGCATTTCACATGGAGGTGGCCGGCGGTGTCAGTACCCCCAGTGCTCTAAAGGGGCACAAGGAAGCACCATGTTTTGCAAAGGCCACGGTGGTGGGAAACGTTGCACATTTGAAGGGTGCAATAAGGGCGCAGAGGGGAGCACACCTTTCTGTAAGGGTCATGGTGGAGGTAAAAGATGTTCATTTGAAGGAGGTGGGATTTGCCCAAAGAGTGTTCACGGAGGGACTCTCTTCTGTGTTAAACATGGTGGTGGTAAGAGATGTGCTGTACCAGAGTGCTCCAAGAGTGCTAGGGGCCGGACAAATTACTGTGTGCGTCACGGTGGTGGTAAAAGATGCAAGTTCGTAGACTGTACAAAAAGTGCTCAGGGAAGCACTGATTTCTGCAAGGCGCATGGCAGCGGAAAAAGATGTTCTTGGGGTCAACCTGATTCCGGATTCGGCCAAAATGATAGTACTTGTGACTCATTTGCAAAAGGGAAGAGTGGACTTGTTGAATCTCATGGTGCCCTGGAGCAAGACAAACGCGTTCATGGTGGTGGTGATACTCTAGGGGCTGCGACCTTGGATTCAACACCCCTAAATCCCGGGAAGATGAAGGAGATCGATATTATGAACACAGGTAGTAATGTTTTGACATCTACCGGTTGGAACTATTTTGGATTCAATCACGCAAGTATGTCACTAGGTGGAAGCTCATCATCAGTTTCCGAAGGAAGAGTGCACGGAGGAAGTTTGATGGCAATGCTGGCAGGTGGTTCATGCCATACCTTAAACAGCAGTCCAGGCACAGTGACTACATCCAAGCCAGGCAAACCTTTTGTAACGCCAAAGAACTGGATATGA
- the LOC107029060 gene encoding calcium-dependent protein kinase 1: protein MGNCNSLSSDQATTTSGGGGGGGATSTPSTTGIRIIPSSQPPPPRPLSGIGRVLGRPMEDVRSIYIFGGELGRGQFGVTYLVTNKKTRQQFACKSIATRKLINKDDVDDVRREVQIMHHLTGHRNIVELKGTFEDKHHVHLVMELCAGGELFDRIIAKGHYSERAAAGVCRQMVTVVHNCHSMGVMHRDLKPENFLFLSSDESSPLKATDFGLSVFFKPGDVFKDLVGSAYYVAPEVLRREYGPEADIWSAGVILYILLSGVPPFYGENDQSIFDAVLRGHLDFSSDPWPSVSSSAKDLVKKMLRSDPRERISAAEVLNHPWMREDGDASDKPLDIAVLSRMKQFRAMNKLKKVALKVIAENLSEEEIIGLKEMFKSIDTDDSGTITFEELKAGLTKMGTKLSESEVRQLMEAADVDGNGTIDYLEFITATMHMNRMEREDHLYKAFEYFDKDKSGYITMEELEHALKEYNITDDKTIKEIIAEVDTDNDGRINYDEFAAMMRKGNPDFVNNRRRR from the exons atgggcAACTGTAACAGCTTATCTTCCGACCAAGCCACCACCACTTCCGGCGGCGGCGGGGGCGGCGGCGCCACTTCAACGCCGTCGACCACGGGTATCAGAATCATCCCTTCCTCACAACCACCACCTCCACGACCACTCTCCGGCATCGGCCGTGTTCTCGGCCGGCCAATGGAGGATGTCCGGTCCATCTACATTTTCGGCGGCGAACTCGGCCGGGGTCAATTCGGAGTCACCTACTTAGTTACTAACAAAAAAACGCGCCAGCAGTTCGCGTGCAAGTCAATCGCTACACGAAAACTCATCAACAAGGACGATGTCGACGACGTCCGCCGTGAAGTTCAGATCATGCATCACCTTACCGGTCACCGGAATATCGTTGAGCTTAAAGGAACTTTCGAGGATAAACACCATGTTCATCTCGTCATGGAACTTTGTGCCGGCGGCGAGCTTTTTGACCGGATAATTGCTAAAGGACACTATTCCGAGCGAGCTGCTGCTGGAGTTTGCCGGCAGATGGTAACTGTTGTTCACAATTGTCATTCTATGGGAGTTATGCATAGGGATTTAAAacctgaaaatttcctttttttgagCTCCGATGAAAGTTCACCATTAAAGGCTACTGATTTTGGACTATCAGTCTTTTTCAAACCAG GTGATGTGTTCAAAGACCTGGTTGGTAGTGCATATTATGTTGCTCCAGAAGTTTTGCGCCGAGAATATGGACCTGAAGCTGATATTTGGAGTGCTGGAGTTATTCTGTACATTCTACTCAGTGGTGTTCCACCATTTTATGGAG AGAATGATCAGAGTATCTTTGATGCCGTTCTTCGAGGTCatcttgatttttcatctgatCCTTGGCCTTCAGTATCGAGTAGCGCTAAAGATCTTGTTAAGAAGATGCTGCGATCTGATCCTAGAGAGAGGATTTCTGCAGCTGAAGTCCTAA ATCATCCATGGATGAGAGAAGATGGTGATGCATCTGACAAACCTCTTGACATTGCTGTCTTATCTAGAATGAAACAATTCCGTGCTATGAACAAGCTGAAGAAAGTAGCACTGAAG gtaattgctgaaaatctttCTGAAGAAGAAATCATTGGCTTGAAGGAAATGTTCAAATCTATAGACACAGATGACAGTGGGACAATTACATTTGAAGAATTGAAAGCTGGTCTTACAAAAATGGGTACAAAGCTTTCAGAGTCAGAAGTCAGGCAGTTGATGGAAGCG GCTGATGTTGATGGAAATGGAACAATTGATTATCTTGAGTTCATAACAGCTACGATGCACATGAATCGCATGGAAAGAGAAGATCACTTGTACAAAGCCTTTGAGTATTTTGACAAGGATAAGAGCGG GTATATTACGATGGAAGAATTGGAGCATGCGCTGAAGGAATACAACATTACTGATGACAAAACAATAAAAGAGATCATTGCTGAAGTTGACACAGACAAT GATGGAAGAATCAATTACGATGAGTTCGCTGCCATGATGAGGAAAGGTAATCCAGATTTTGTCAACAATAGGCGCCGCAGATGA
- the LOC107028177 gene encoding cation/H(+) antiporter 18-like isoform X1, with protein sequence MASTTITKCPSPMKATSNGVLQGDSPLDYALPLAIVQICLVLVLTRVLAYLLSPLRQPRVIAEIIGGILLGPSALGRNQKYLNAIFPPRSLTVLDTLANFGLLFFLFLVGIGLDPGYLRRTGKKALIIALAGISLPFTLGIGTSCVLRGTIAKGVSQGPFLIFMGISLSITAFPVLARILAELKLLTTDVGQMAMSAAAINDVASWILLALAISLSGASNSPLISVWVLLCGTGFVLLCLVIGPPIFNWMDKRCAEGEPVDELYVCATLGAVLAAGFVTDTIGIHALFGAFVLGVLVPKEGPFSGALVVKVEDLVSGLFLPLYFVSSGLKTNIATIQGAQSWGLLVLVIFTSCFGKIVGTTLVSLLCKMPVQEAVMLGFLMNTKGLVELIVLNIGKDRGVLNDQTFSIIVLMALVTTFITTPIVVSVYKPAKLATTEYKHRMIERKDTSKQLRILTCFHSTRSLPTMINLIEASRGTAKKGLRVYAMHLMELSERSSAILMVHKARKNGLPFWKKREVSDSNQIVVVFETFEHLSKVSIRPTTAISPMNSMHEDIIAGAEGKRVAMIILPFHKRQRIDGHFVTTRDDLRHVNRRVLQHAPCSVGILVDRGLGGASHVSASNVDFQVTILFFGGHDDREALAYGMRMAEHPGINLLVVRFLVDPEVAGRSVTLDIDQTYSPEAQSKDEELLNDLKHKLSKNSSIKYEEKLVKDAAGTTELIRAYKRCNLFLVGRMSEGQVVLALDIKSDCPELGPLGNLLTFSEFSTTASVLVVQQYQSELSQDSINSLKDGELTEGNSDSD encoded by the exons TCCATTGGACTATGCACTTCCACTTGCTATTGTACAAATATGTTTGGTGCTTGTACTCACTCGAGTCCTCGCCTATCTTCTCAGTCCTCTAAGACAGCCTCGTGTCATTGCAGAGATTATA GGAGGAATTCTACTCGGTCCATCTGCACTTGGCCGGAACCAGAAGTATCTGAATGCAATATTTCCACCAAGGAGCCTCACAGTACTAGATACTTTGGCTAACTTTGGCCTCctattctttcttttccttgttGGGATCGGGTTAGATCCAGGATATCTTCGTCGTACTGGAAAGAAAGCTCTTATTATTGCCCTTGCAGGAATTAGCCTCCCTTTCACATTGGGAATAGGCACATCATGTGTTCTTAGAGGAACTATTGCTAAAGGAGTTAGCCAAGGCCCTTTTCTAATCTTTATGGGAATATCCCTTTCCATCACCGCCTTTCCTGTCTTGGCTCGGATCCTAGCTGAACTCAAGCTTTTAACGACTGACGTTGGTCAAATGGCCATGTCTGCTGCAGCAATCAATGATGTGGCTTCTTGGATTCTTCTTGCACTTGCTATTTCCCTTTCAGGTGCTAGTAATTCACCCCTTATTTCAGTATGGGTACTTTTGTGTGGGACTGGATTCGTCTTGCTTTGCCTAGTCATTGGTCCTCCGATATTCAACTGGATGGATAAACGTTGTGCTGAGGGTGAACCGGTTGATGAATTGTACGTCTGTGCGACACTTGGAGCCGTGTTGGCTGCAGGATTCGTTACTGACACTATTGGTATTCATGCCCTATTTGGGGCTTTTGTGCTTGGAGTACTTGTACCAAAGGAAGGGCCATTTTCTGGTGCTCTAGTGGTAAAAGTTGAGGATCTTGTTTCTGGTCTATTCCTTCCGTTGTACTTTGTCTCGAGTGGACTAAAAACAAACATAGCTACTATTCAAGGGGCACAATCATGGGGTCTTCTTGTTTTAGTCATATTTACATCGTGTTTTGGTAAGATCGTTGGCACTACTTTAGTCTCGCTCTTGTGCAAAATGCCTGTTCAGGAGGCCGTGATGCTTGGTTTCTTAATGAACACTAAAGGTCTAGTGGAGCTAATTGTCCTTAACATTGGAAAAGACAGAGGA GTATTGAATGATCAAACATTTTCCATTATCGTTTTGATGGCACTCGTCACTACATTCATTACAACACCTATAGTAGTATCAGTGTACAAGCCAGCTAAACTGGCTACAACCGAATACAAGCACAGAATGATTGAGAGGAAAGACACGAGCAAACAACTCCGAATCTTGACCTGTTTCCATAGCACAAGGAGTCTTCCCACGATGATCAATCTCATCGAGGCTTCTCGTGGTACTGCAAAGAAAGGACTCCGCGTGTATGCAATGCACCTCATGGAGCTTTCTGAAAGGTCTTCAGCAATTCTAATGGTCCACAAGGCTAGAAAGAATGGACTGCCTTTTTGGAAAAAAAGAGAGGTTTCGGATTCTAACcaaattgttgttgtttttgagaCTTTTGAGCATCTTAGTAAGGTTTCTATTCGACCAACAACTGCAATCTCTCCCATGAATAGCATGCACGAAGACATCATCGCTGGTGCTGAAGGAAAAAGGGTCGCCATGATAATTCTCCCATTCCATAAACGTCAACGGATCGATGGACATTTTGTAACCACAAGAGATGATCTTAGGCATGTGAACAGGAGAGTTCTTCAGCATGCACCTTGTTCAGTTGGTATCTTGGTTGACCGAGGACTCGGTGGTGCATCTCATGTATCTGCTAGCAATGTTGATTTTCAAGTAACCATCTTGTTCTTCGGGGGTCATGATGATCGTGAAGCACTTGCTTATGGTATGCGTATGGCAGAGCACCCTGGCATTAACTTACTCGTGGTTCGTTTCCTAGTTGACCCCGAGGTTGCTGGAAGGAGTGTCACCTTAGATATCGATCAAACTTATAGCCCCGAGGCTCAATCCAAGGATGAAGAGTTGCTTAACGACTTAAAACACAAACTTTCTAAGAACAGCTCGATCAAATATGAAGAGAAGTTAGTAAAGGACGCTGCAGGGACTACAGAATTAATTCGTGCATATAAGCGATGTAATCTGTTCCTTGTTGGAAGAATGTCTGAGGGTCAAGTAGTATTAGCATTGGATATAAAGAGTGATTGTCCAGAATTAGGTCCTTTAGGTAACTTGTTAACTTTTTCCGAATTTTCAACTACAGCATCAGTTTTGGTTGTGCAACAGTATCAAAGCGAGTTATCGCAAGATTCAATCAATTCATTGAAGGATGGAGAGTTAACAGAAGGAAATAGTGATTCAGACTAA